A single genomic interval of Bacillota bacterium harbors:
- the spoIIM gene encoding stage II sporulation protein M — protein sequence MQMLKSRFGLTHQSEFLVPSFCITGAFLSGLIGGALILHGLNPAQRGELQQYLNAFLQWAGTLSQTGATPGGLKVWQEILKTQLITFGLLWLAGLTVVGIPLIVLIIGARGFILGFTVGFLVQEKAWQGLILALVAVLPQNLCYVPAFLGAGVLAFYFSCSLFRGYREHSLLTGLLIYSIVFLLVFLLVLVGTWLEAYLVPGAVRLTIFFT from the coding sequence ATGCAAATGTTAAAGTCCCGTTTTGGGTTGACGCACCAGAGTGAATTTTTGGTTCCCTCCTTCTGTATCACCGGGGCCTTCCTCAGCGGTTTAATAGGTGGGGCCTTAATTTTACATGGGTTAAATCCTGCTCAACGGGGAGAACTTCAGCAATATTTAAACGCTTTTCTGCAGTGGGCGGGGACCCTCTCGCAAACCGGGGCTACACCTGGAGGGTTGAAAGTCTGGCAGGAAATTCTTAAGACCCAATTAATCACCTTTGGTTTATTGTGGCTCGCAGGTTTAACCGTTGTCGGAATCCCCCTGATTGTGCTGATCATCGGTGCACGTGGCTTTATTTTAGGCTTTACGGTGGGCTTTTTAGTTCAGGAAAAGGCGTGGCAGGGCTTAATCCTGGCGCTTGTGGCGGTCCTTCCCCAAAATTTATGTTACGTTCCCGCTTTCCTCGGAGCCGGAGTCCTTGCCTTTTATTTTTCTTGCTCTCTTTTCCGGGGCTACCGGGAACATTCCCTCCTTACCGGCCTCCTTATTTATTCGATAGTCTTTCTGCTTGTTTTTTTGCTTGTACTGGTTGGCACCTGGCTGGAGGCTTATCTTGTTCCCGGAGCAGTTCGCCTCACCATCTTCTTTACGTAA
- the xerD gene encoding site-specific tyrosine recombinase XerD translates to MTEGLKDHLLHEFLNYLRVERGLAHNTVESYLYDLVQFAAYLAKGKLGLKDASQNLILDYLGYQREQGRSARTLSRYLAAIRSFYHYLLQENYIAVDPTQNLTSPKLERRLPRILSVQEVDLLLSQPNVRSVTGLRDRAMLEFLYATGMRVSELTGLNTEHLNLEVGYVRCLGKGSRERIIPIGMVAVRYTKEYLLKSRVKLRKNNWERALFLNRHGRRLTRQGFWKILKGYAQKVGIQREITPHILRHSFATHLLENGADLRIVQEMLGHADVTTTQIYTHLSQKKLREVYEKAHPRA, encoded by the coding sequence TTGACCGAGGGATTGAAAGATCATCTCCTTCACGAGTTTTTAAACTATCTCCGGGTCGAGAGAGGGCTTGCCCATAATACGGTGGAATCGTACCTTTACGACCTTGTTCAATTTGCTGCGTACCTGGCAAAGGGAAAGCTTGGCTTAAAAGACGCTTCTCAAAACTTGATTCTCGACTATTTAGGTTACCAGCGGGAGCAGGGACGGTCGGCCCGGACTCTTTCCCGTTACCTTGCAGCGATCCGCTCTTTTTACCATTATCTTTTACAGGAAAATTATATTGCTGTAGACCCAACTCAAAACCTTACCTCTCCTAAATTGGAAAGACGTCTCCCCCGGATTTTAAGTGTGCAAGAGGTTGATCTGCTTCTTTCCCAGCCTAATGTCCGCAGCGTTACCGGTTTACGGGATCGGGCAATGCTGGAATTTTTGTACGCTACAGGGATGCGGGTTTCCGAATTAACAGGGTTAAATACAGAACACCTTAACCTGGAAGTCGGTTATGTAAGGTGCCTGGGAAAGGGTAGCCGGGAAAGAATTATTCCCATCGGAATGGTTGCGGTGCGTTATACAAAAGAATACCTCCTCAAAAGCAGGGTTAAGCTAAGAAAAAACAATTGGGAGAGAGCGCTTTTCTTAAACAGGCACGGCAGGCGGCTTACCCGGCAGGGATTTTGGAAAATTCTTAAGGGATACGCTCAAAAAGTAGGGATCCAAAGAGAAATTACCCCTCATATTTTACGTCACTCTTTTGCTACCCACCTTTTAGAAAATGGCGCAGATCTCAGAATTGTCCAGGAAATGCTGGGTCACGCCGATGTTACGACGACCCAGATCTATACTCACTTAAGCCAGAAGAAGTTGAGGGAAGTCTATGAAAAGGCACACCCCCGCGCCTGA
- a CDS encoding phosphopentomutase, translating to MKRHTPAPERRARVKRVLILVLDGVGVGALPDADTYGDAGSCTLGNLAHAIGGLTLPQLGLMGLGNIISIEGMPPVTLPCAAYGKMEMRAAGKDTTSGHWELMGVILNNPFPVYPNGFPPEIIKLFEAKIGRKILGNKSASGTEIIEELGPLHLSTGYPIVYTSADSVFQVAAHEEVIPVSELYRICEIARGLLTGEHAVGRVIARPFTGEPGRFQRTARRHDFSLPPPRPTLLDHLKEAGYQVITVGKVADIFAGRGITRSVPAAGNKEICGRASRAFQELEQGLVFATLVDFDTLYGHRNDVVGFARALGEFDAFLPNLVGLLRQEDLLVITADHGCDPTTPSTDHSREYVPLLLAGPAVKPIALGTRATMADLGATLAVFFGVEPREGTPMADILNEGDSFAGP from the coding sequence ATGAAAAGGCACACCCCCGCGCCTGAAAGAAGAGCCCGGGTAAAACGAGTTTTAATCCTGGTTTTGGATGGAGTAGGAGTCGGAGCACTTCCAGATGCGGATACATACGGTGACGCGGGATCGTGCACTTTAGGCAACCTGGCGCACGCCATCGGGGGGCTCACCCTCCCGCAGCTTGGTTTGATGGGCCTGGGTAATATTATTTCCATTGAAGGAATGCCCCCTGTAACCCTGCCCTGTGCCGCTTACGGAAAAATGGAAATGAGGGCCGCAGGTAAGGATACGACCAGCGGCCACTGGGAGTTGATGGGGGTAATTTTGAACAACCCCTTTCCTGTTTATCCCAACGGTTTTCCCCCTGAAATCATCAAACTCTTCGAAGCAAAAATCGGAAGGAAGATTCTGGGAAATAAATCCGCCTCGGGTACGGAGATTATTGAAGAGCTTGGCCCTTTACACCTTTCCACAGGTTATCCCATTGTTTATACCTCGGCGGACAGTGTTTTTCAGGTCGCAGCTCACGAGGAAGTCATTCCCGTTTCAGAGCTTTACCGGATTTGTGAAATTGCCCGCGGCCTCCTGACAGGCGAACACGCCGTAGGGCGGGTGATCGCCCGTCCTTTTACCGGGGAACCGGGGCGCTTTCAGCGCACAGCGCGACGCCACGACTTTTCCCTCCCTCCCCCCCGGCCCACACTCCTTGACCATTTAAAAGAAGCCGGTTATCAGGTAATTACCGTAGGAAAGGTTGCCGATATTTTTGCAGGCCGCGGGATCACCAGGTCGGTTCCTGCGGCCGGCAACAAGGAGATTTGTGGCAGGGCCTCGCGAGCTTTCCAGGAACTCGAGCAGGGGCTCGTTTTCGCAACTCTCGTCGACTTTGATACTCTTTACGGACACCGTAACGACGTTGTGGGGTTTGCCCGAGCCCTGGGGGAATTTGACGCCTTTTTGCCGAATTTGGTTGGTTTGTTACGCCAGGAGGATCTCTTAGTCATTACTGCCGACCATGGGTGCGACCCTACCACACCGAGCACCGATCATTCGCGGGAATACGTTCCTTTGCTTCTGGCGGGACCGGCAGTGAAGCCGATTGCACTGGGAACACGCGCCACGATGGCTGATCTCGGAGCGACTCTCGCGGTATTTTTCGGTGTGGAACCGCGAGAGGGCACTCCGATGGCCGACATTTTAAACGAGGGGGATTCCTTTGCGGGTCCTTGA